The Amblyomma americanum isolate KBUSLIRL-KWMA chromosome 6, ASM5285725v1, whole genome shotgun sequence genome has a window encoding:
- the LOC144093776 gene encoding uncharacterized protein LOC144093776 has protein sequence MLLFTTTFLLLAGLSQQQATEDLNAYVDKILKDELPSVAKKIDPLTIPAFSFHIRDRPHYGQVKFQPSTLTGLSTIQRSGDCASFTRWFPKRVFVGCNITFGEIKVSSKSQLKYDHNSTTVQADTSFPEVHGRMYVSVGAWKGPRGRAYPKLGNFTTTFTGLDENPDTQKLRWGYYEVFRDVVAVAIERAVAWAIGESAGKVLWPCC, from the exons GACTTAGCCAGCAGCAGGCCACCGAGGACCTCAACGCCTACGTGGACAAGATACTGAAGGATGAGCTGCCGTCTGTAGCGAAGAAGATCGACCCCCTGACAATCCCCGCCTTCAGCTTCCACATCAGGGACCGCCCCCACTACGGACAGGTCAAGTTCCAGCCGTCGACCCTCACTGGTCTGAGCACCATCCAGCGGTCGGGAGACTGCGCCTCCTTCACGCGCTGGTTCCCCAAACGGGTCTTCGTCGGCTGCAACATCACCTTCGGCGAGATCAAG GTGAGCTCCAAGAGCCAGCTGAAGTACGACCACAACAGCACGACCGTCCAGGCTGACACGTCGTTCCCGGAGGTTCACGGTCGCATGTACGTGTCTGTGGGCGCCTGGAAGGGACCCAGAGGCCGAGCCTACCCCAAGCTGGGAAACTTCACCACGACCTTCACCGGCCTGGACGAGAACCCGGACACGCAGAAGCTGCGCTGGGGTTACTACGAGGTCTTCCGCGACGTGGTGGCTGTCGCCATCGAGAGGGCCGTGGCCTGGGCCATCGGGGAGAGCGCCGGCAAGGTTCTCTGGCCCTGCTGCTAG